From the genome of Candidatus Methylomirabilota bacterium:
TTTTCACTGCCGATCAGTTCCGCCCGTTCAGCGACCGGATCATCCCGGCCGCCATCATCCCCATGTACTCTCCGGAGGAGGCGATCGAGGAGCTGGAGTTCGCCTCGCGGCAGCTCGGGTACCGGGTCGTCATGATGGGCGGCCTCATCCGCCGTCCCATCCCCGCGCTCGTCGAGGAGCACCCCGAGGCCGCGAAGTTCGTGGAATGGTACGACGTGATCGGCATCGACAGCGAGCACGATTACGATCCGGTGTGGGCCAAGTGCCGCGAGCTGCGCATCGCGCCGAGCTTCCACAATGGCGCCCGCTCGATCCTGCTCCGCAACTCGCCGTCGAACTTCTGCTACAACCACATCGGCCACTTTGCCTCCGCCGGCGAGGCCATGGCCAAGGCCCTCTTCTTCGGCGGAATCACCCGGCGCTTCCCCGAGCTCAACTTCGCCTTCCTGGAAGGCGGGGTGGGCTGGGCCTGCTCGCTCTACGCCGACCTCATCGGACACTGGGAGAAGCGCAACCGGCAGGCGCTGGAGAACACCAACCCCGCGCGGCTCGACCACGGGGTCCTCCTCTCTCTGGTGGAAAAGTACGGCCAGCCAGCGGTGGTGGAGGCGGTGCGCCGCGGCGAGGGCCTGGACGACAACGGCAACGGCACCGGCGGCGTGGAGGACCTCGACGACTATTCCCGTTGCCGGATCGAGCGCAAGGAGGACATCCGCGACCTGTTCGTCCCGCGCTTCTACTTCGGCTGCGAGGCCGACGATCCCATCAACGCGTGGGCGTTCAACCGGCAAGCCAACCCCATGGGAGTCCGGCTCAACGCGCTGTTCAGCTCTGACATCGCGCACTTCGACGTTCCCGACATGAGCCAGGTCCTGCCCGAGGCCTACGAGCTGGTCGAGCACGGGCTACTCACCGACGACGATTTCCGCGACTTCATGTTCGCCAACGCCGTGCGCTTCTGGGGCGAGGTGAACCCGGACTTCTTCAAGGGCACGGTGGTGGAGACGGCGGCGGCGGAGGTGCTCGCCTGAACAACGCCGAGCTCATCGTCGCGACGCTGTGCGCCGCGGGCGTGAGCCACGGCTTCGGCATTCCCAGTGGCAACGTGCTTGTCCTCATGGAGGCCATGCGGGCCGGCGGCCTGCCCTTCGTGCTCACCGCCCACGAGGGGGCGGCGGCGTTCGCGGCGGACGTCACGGGGCGCCTGACGGGCGCGCCCGGGCTTTGCATCGCCACCCTGGGCCCCGGGGCGACCAACCTCACGACGGGCGTGGGAAGCGCCTACCTCGACCGCTCGCCGCTCCTGGCCATCACCTGCAACGTGCCCACGGCCCAGCTCGGGCGGCGCATCCAGATGGCCATCGACCATCACGCCCTCTTCCGGCCGATCACCAAGGCCACGCTGCCGCTGCGCGAGGGGCGGGTGGCCGAGGTCCTGACCCAGGCGCTCGAGATCGCGCTGAGCGAGCCCCCGGGGCCGGTGCACCTGGACTTGCCCGAGGACGTCGCGCTGGCGCGGACCACTGAGCCGGTGCCGCCGCCTCCCTCCGCCCGGCGGGCCCCCGCGCCATCGGAGGCGTCTCTGTGCCGCGCCGCCGAGATCCTGGGGGCGGCGCGCCGGCCCGTGGCGATCCTGGGCGCCTCGGCCATGCGCGTGCGGGATCCCGAGCGCCTGCGGTCGGTGATCGATCGCCACCGGCTGCCTTTCGCCTCGACGACCATGGCCAAAGGCATGGTCGCCGAGGACCATTCGCTGTCGCTCGGCTGTATCGAGCGGGCCCGACGCCAGATGCAGCGGGAGCTGCTGCGCAGCGCCGATCTCGTGGTGGGGCTCGGCTACGACGTCGTGGAGGTCGAGTACGAGGGCTGGATCGGCAAGGTCCCCCTGCTCGCCATCGACGTGGATCCAGTCGATGCGGACGCCACCGTGGCGGTCGCCCACGAGGTCGTCGGCGACCTCGACGCCTCGCTGGAGTGGCTGGCTCGGCTGCCGGCCCTCAGCCCCGAGTGGCCGAAGGACATGGCGACGCTCCACCTTGAGCGCTTCCAGCGCTCGCTGCGTCCGCCTACGGCCGGGTTCGCGCCCCATCACGCGATCGACGTGGTGCGCGAGGTGCTGCCGCGCGACGGCATCCTGGCCTTCGACGTGGGCGCCCATACCCATCAGATCGCCTCGCAGTGGACGGCGTACGCGCCGGGTACCTTTCTCATCACGAACGGGTGGTCGTCGATGGGGTTCGGGCTGCCCGCGGCCATCGCTGCGAAGCTCGCCCGCCCCGAGCACGCGGTGGTGGCGCTGGTGGGCGATGGGTGCTTTCAGATGACCTGCGGAGAGGTCGCGGTGGCCCGGCGCCTGGGTCTGGCTCTGCCCATCGTCGTGCTCGACGACGGCTGGCTGTCGCTGATTCGGGTCAAGCAGGACCGGCGTTCCTTCGGTCTCTACGGCACCGACCTGGGGGAACACGAGCACGGGGAGCCGCCGGCTCACTACTTCGGCGTCCCCGTGATCGGCGCGCGGTCCGCCGCCGACCTCGCCACCGCGTTGCGCCACGCCCTCGTCGCCGACCACCCGACCGTGATCGAAGCCCGGGTCGATCCCGGCCACTATCTCGATACCGTCTACGACTAGCGCCTGGTCCACGAATCGGAGGACCGCATGAGAGCGATCGTGTTCAAGGAGACCGGTGGCCCGGAGGTCCTGGCCCTGGCCGATGTGCCGAAGCCGGAGGTGCGCCCGGGCATGGTGCTCATCCGGGTCCACGCGGTCGGCGTGAACTTCGCGGACACGCGCTTCCGCCAGGGCACGTACGTCGTGAAGCCGAAGCTGCCCGACACGCCGGGCATGGAGGCGGCCGGCGTCGTGGAGGCGGTCGGCGAGGGCGTGACGGACTTCCGCCCGGGCGACCGGGTGACCGCCTTCACCGTGAAGTCGTACGCAGAATACTGCCAGGCCCCGGCCTCCATGGTCATCCCGCTCCCCGACTCGGTCGGCTTCGTCGACGGCGCCGCCTTCCCCATCCAGGTGCTCACGGCCTACCACCTGCTGCACACGGCCCATTCCACCGGGCCGGGGCAGACCGTGCTCGTCCATTCGGCGGCGGGCGGCGTCGGCCTGGCCGCGCTGCAACTGGCCAAGGTGGCCGGCGCCCGCGTGTTCGGCACGGTCTCCAGCGACGCCAAGGCCCGGCTCGCGCAGGAGCACGGCGCCGACGCGGTCATCAACTACGTCACCGAGAAGTTCGCCGACGAGGTGCTGCGGCTGACCGACGGCCGCGGGGTCGACCTCATCCTCGACGCCGTGGGCAAGCCCACCTTCGAGGAGGGGCTGCGGTGCCTGGCGATGTTCGGGCACCTCGTTCTCTACGGGCGCGCCGGGGGTCCGACAGATCCGCTGAACGTCGCCACGCTGTCGGCCAAGTCTCAGAAAGTCAGCGGATTCATGGTGCCGACGGTCACCCGGAACTTCCCGGACAAGACGCGCGAGAGCGCGGAGCGGTGCTTCGCCCTCATGCGCGAGGGCAAGCTGAAGCTAC
Proteins encoded in this window:
- a CDS encoding quinone oxidoreductase, with protein sequence MRAIVFKETGGPEVLALADVPKPEVRPGMVLIRVHAVGVNFADTRFRQGTYVVKPKLPDTPGMEAAGVVEAVGEGVTDFRPGDRVTAFTVKSYAEYCQAPASMVIPLPDSVGFVDGAAFPIQVLTAYHLLHTAHSTGPGQTVLVHSAAGGVGLAALQLAKVAGARVFGTVSSDAKARLAQEHGADAVINYVTEKFADEVLRLTDGRGVDLILDAVGKPTFEEGLRCLAMFGHLVLYGRAGGPTDPLNVATLSAKSQKVSGFMVPTVTRNFPDKTRESAERCFALMREGKLKLHIGRTFPLAQAAEAHRYLESRQSTGKLILIP
- a CDS encoding thiamine pyrophosphate-binding protein, which encodes MVATLCAAGVSHGFGIPSGNVLVLMEAMRAGGLPFVLTAHEGAAAFAADVTGRLTGAPGLCIATLGPGATNLTTGVGSAYLDRSPLLAITCNVPTAQLGRRIQMAIDHHALFRPITKATLPLREGRVAEVLTQALEIALSEPPGPVHLDLPEDVALARTTEPVPPPPSARRAPAPSEASLCRAAEILGAARRPVAILGASAMRVRDPERLRSVIDRHRLPFASTTMAKGMVAEDHSLSLGCIERARRQMQRELLRSADLVVGLGYDVVEVEYEGWIGKVPLLAIDVDPVDADATVAVAHEVVGDLDASLEWLARLPALSPEWPKDMATLHLERFQRSLRPPTAGFAPHHAIDVVREVLPRDGILAFDVGAHTHQIASQWTAYAPGTFLITNGWSSMGFGLPAAIAAKLARPEHAVVALVGDGCFQMTCGEVAVARRLGLALPIVVLDDGWLSLIRVKQDRRSFGLYGTDLGEHEHGEPPAHYFGVPVIGARSAADLATALRHALVADHPTVIEARVDPGHYLDTVYD
- a CDS encoding amidohydrolase family protein, with the translated sequence MLTNGQTAARKLHDRLRHPIIDADGHWAEFAPLMREEFRRIGGDAAVEALAMASQRIPNSLAMSVAERRRRRIGQEAFWFLPTRNTLDRATAMLPRLLYERLDDLGLDFCVVYPTAGLGYYRLPPERLRRALCRAYNVFTADQFRPFSDRIIPAAIIPMYSPEEAIEELEFASRQLGYRVVMMGGLIRRPIPALVEEHPEAAKFVEWYDVIGIDSEHDYDPVWAKCRELRIAPSFHNGARSILLRNSPSNFCYNHIGHFASAGEAMAKALFFGGITRRFPELNFAFLEGGVGWACSLYADLIGHWEKRNRQALENTNPARLDHGVLLSLVEKYGQPAVVEAVRRGEGLDDNGNGTGGVEDLDDYSRCRIERKEDIRDLFVPRFYFGCEADDPINAWAFNRQANPMGVRLNALFSSDIAHFDVPDMSQVLPEAYELVEHGLLTDDDFRDFMFANAVRFWGEVNPDFFKGTVVETAAAEVLA